Part of the Paenibacillus aurantius genome, TCAAGCTGTTCAGACGGGTAGATGGCGCGGAGCTCATCGGGAGTCAGATCCGCGAGCAGGATTTTGCCGGAGGCTGTCGCATGCAGGGGCAGGGTTCCTCCAAGGTTAGGATTGAACCGAAGGGCATGCGTGCTCACTTTCTCTCCAATATAAAGCAGCTGATCCTCCGTCCGGATAGCCAGGCATACCGTTTCGTTCAAATCGTCTATTATTCTCTCGGCGATCTGGTTGAATTCACCGGTCAGGCTCGTGTTGCGCATGTAGCCGGAGCGGATGGTAAACAGCTTGAACCCGATGCGGAACTGCTTGCCCGACCGGTCGGTTTCCAAATACCCCCGATTCAACATGTTTTGCAGAATCAGGTACGTGCTGCTTGGAGGCATATTCAGGCTTTTGGCGATTTCGGTCAGGCTGTAGGATTCCTTCTCGCCGGTGAAAAGCTCGAAGATATCCAATACCCGATCCGCGGATTTGACTTTGGGGGGGTGCTGGGTCATGATCGTCCTCCTTTCGAGGAAAAAGTTTCACAAATATGAAACCTAGCATGATTTTAGCTTATTTCATCGAAAATGTCGATAGGTGAAAAGGGCCGCGTCGTCCCTTCGTTTAAGCGGCGCCCGGCATGCCAAAACGGCCACAGGAGATCCTGTCAGGATCTCCTGTGGCCGTTTTAGTTGCTCGTGCCTTATCCGTTCCGTTACGCCAACAAAGTTGCCGGGTAAGGCACTAGCTCAGCAGCGCTTCCAGCCGTTCGCTGGCTTCGGCTTCATCCTCAAGCCGGGACCAATAGGCCTTCAATTCCTCCCGGACAGCCTCCAGAACACCGGTGCTGAGATTCAAGTCCGAATACAGCCGGCAGCGGTCCCACAGCTCCCGATAGACGGATTCCCCTTGAGGGCGGTTTCCCGCTAACCCGTTCTTCAGGCTCAACGCTTCCCGATGGGCAGGCAAGGTAAGCGTGTGGCGACGGACATCGGCCTGGACCTCCGCCGAGCAAAGGTAGCGGACCAGCTTCCGCGCTTCCTCCTGGTGGGGCGTCAGCCGGTTGACGGCCAAGCCTGTCGTCAGAAGAAGGGTGTCGTCCGAACGGAGAGCGGGAAGGGGAGCCACGCCGTAATCCAGCTCCGTATCGAGAAACCGGTTCAAGCCGAAATAGGTCGTCAGGATCATGGCCGCTTTCCCTTCCTTAAACCAGCGCTCCACATCCTCATCGCTTTCCGTCCAGAGAACCGGCCCGCCCTGCTGGTGAATCAAGTCACGGGAAATGCGCAGGCTGTCCCAGAAGGCCGGATCTTCGGCTGCCCGCTGGCCTTCCCCGTGCTGAAAGCGGAAGCTGTTCTGCAGAAGAAACACCGGCCAGCGGTTGACGGACTGAATATGAGCGGCGAAGCCGCGCACTTCCAGCTTCCGGTGAAGGGTTCGGGCGGTTTTGAGAAGCGTATACCAGGTCCAGCCCGCATGCGGGGCTTCCATCCGGCACTGCTCGAAATGCTTCCGGTTGTAGCACAGCACCACGGGGGAAAAGACAAAAGGGGCCGCTTTCAAACCTCCGCCTTCCTCCAGGTAGGGCTTGGCGAGAAGGGGATGGGCATATTCGGTTTCCGGGGCTTCCGACAAAAGCGAGAGCGAGGCATCCTTCTCTTTCTGTTTAAGGGCATCCCACCCCGTTACGGTTACGACATCCGCCAGTCCAAGACCGGCGTAATCGAGAGGGAAAGGGGCGGGGAGCAGCTCGATTGTCGTGCCCGGGTGCTGCCTTTCGTATTCGGACACGGCATGCTGCAGCCTTCCTTCCCTGATCAGGGGAGGGTAGCAAGCGAGCCGCAGGACCATGCCTTCCTCCGGACCGGTGGAGGTAGGAAGACATTCAGCCTCCGGACTTCCGGTCGATGGGGCCGACAGCCGGACTTTGTTGCCCACCCGCCGGATTTTGACGATCAGCCCTTCCTCCACCAGTACATCCAGCGCCTTGCGGACCGATTCCTTGCTCAAGGAAAAAATCCCGCCCAGTTCCACCTCCGAAGGAAGATAATCCCCCTCTTTGCGTGAGCCGCTCCGGATCTCTTCTCTTATGTAGGCGATTAACTGCTGGGTCCGGGCCATATATTCGCTTCGGTTGGGACGCGGCATGGTTATTCCTCGATTCCTTAATAAAATTTACTAGCATTATATCACAAAAATGGGGTTGCAGAAAAAGACGACGTAGGCGATAAAAATCTGTGGTGCCATGAAAAGGAGACAATTCCTTCTCATTGACAGCGTATACAAAGCGATGTAGGCTATAAATATACCATTATATGCCCAAGTCCTTGATGGATGATAAGCTTATTTATCATTTTTCGAAGTTCTAGGCGATAAAACAAGAGGAGGAATTCATTTGAACGGAAATCGTCTGCTGGCGATTGCGCTCAGCGCCGCTCTGGTTTTCCCTGCTTTTACTCCAAAGGCCCAGGCGGCTTCGGATCCCGGCTATGTGCCGGTCCCTGTCGCCAATGGGGATTTTGAAGCGGCCGTTCCGGGAGACGGCAGCATCCAGGGCTGGACCACTACCCCGGCGGGAAGCACCTTCAACGACAATTTGAAGGCGGAGGTTTCGAAGGAACGGAGTTATTCCGGAGCCCAAAGCCTGCGAATGATCGATAACGACTCCAAAGCGTCTCTTCAAGTGTTCAGCTCGATGCTTCCGGTGACGGAAGGCAAAACCTACCGGTTTCAAACCCAAGCTTATGTTCAAGCGAAGAGCGTGCGCCTTTATGTGCACTTTAAAACCAAGGGCAGCAATACCATGATCGAGGGGTTCAATTATTTGGCCAACACGGTGGGCTCCTGGACTAAGGTGGAGCAGGAGTTAGTAGCTCCTCCGGGAGCGGAATATGCCCAAGTCTCCTTTTATTATGGGGCTTCGGGAACGGGGACGGTCGCCTTCCTGGATGATGTGAAGCTGGAGGAGAAGACGGCACCGAGTTCGCTTACCCTTCCTTATTCGGATACAAGTATTGATCTCGGTGAGCCGGTTCAGATCGGCATTTCCCAGCGTGCGGTGATCGGAGTTGGTGCCGATGGGAAAGACGAGCAGTACATAACGACCACCGGTTCGCCGGCCGGCTTCACCGTGGTGGACCTGCTGACGGGCAAGCAGAAATTCTCGCAGCGGGTAGAGGGCGCCACGGACACGATCTGGGGAATGGACCGCGGATCGGACGGGAACATCTATTTTGCTTCGACGGGCAAGCTGTACCGTTATGTGGTCGCTACGCAGAAGATTGAGAACCTGGGAACCAACCCGACGGGCACCACGACGATGTACGATGTGAAAGCCAGCCCGGACGGCAAAATTTACGGAGGCACCTTCCATACGACCGATAACGGAAGGGTGTTTGAATACGACATCGCCACCGGGCAGTTCCGGAATCTGGGAATCGCCAAGGAAGGCGAAGCTTATGCCATCGGCCTTGGGGTGACAGAGAAGTACCTGTATGTAGGCACCGGCAGTCACAGCGGCTTGGTTCGTTATGACCGAAAGACCTTGGCTAAAGAAGATTTGACCATTCCGGGCGTAACAGGCGAGAAAGACAAGAAGCTCGGCGAGGTGGAAAGCTACAATGGCTTGCTGTTTATTTACGGCGGTGACAAATTCCATGTCGTGAAAGAAGATACGCTTGAATTGATCCAATCGGTTC contains:
- a CDS encoding IclR family transcriptional regulator → MTQHPPKVKSADRVLDIFELFTGEKESYSLTEIAKSLNMPPSSTYLILQNMLNRGYLETDRSGKQFRIGFKLFTIRSGYMRNTSLTGEFNQIAERIIDDLNETVCLAIRTEDQLLYIGEKVSTHALRFNPNLGGTLPLHATASGKILLADLTPDELRAIYPSEQLEKVTNNTIPTYSDLLKELEKVREQEFGYNMGETVDGVHCVAGAVRDADGRAAASVSISIPVVRITDEVWDNVHNWIRRSCEELSYKVYRQY
- a CDS encoding extracellular solute-binding protein, translated to MPRPNRSEYMARTQQLIAYIREEIRSGSRKEGDYLPSEVELGGIFSLSKESVRKALDVLVEEGLIVKIRRVGNKVRLSAPSTGSPEAECLPTSTGPEEGMVLRLACYPPLIREGRLQHAVSEYERQHPGTTIELLPAPFPLDYAGLGLADVVTVTGWDALKQKEKDASLSLLSEAPETEYAHPLLAKPYLEEGGGLKAAPFVFSPVVLCYNRKHFEQCRMEAPHAGWTWYTLLKTARTLHRKLEVRGFAAHIQSVNRWPVFLLQNSFRFQHGEGQRAAEDPAFWDSLRISRDLIHQQGGPVLWTESDEDVERWFKEGKAAMILTTYFGLNRFLDTELDYGVAPLPALRSDDTLLLTTGLAVNRLTPHQEEARKLVRYLCSAEVQADVRRHTLTLPAHREALSLKNGLAGNRPQGESVYRELWDRCRLYSDLNLSTGVLEAVREELKAYWSRLEDEAEASERLEALLS